The Flavobacteriales bacterium genomic interval GTTTGACAATAGGATTTCCCAGCGTGTCAACATCACGGAAAAGATGTTCCTTGAAAGAGACGCTTTTACAAAGGAAGAATTTGAAACGATCAAGGAACAATTCCTGCATACCTTACCTGAAGAGCACGAGGATGTGATCGCTCTTTCGGAGAACCCTGAAAAACACGACCGCTATTCGCAGGCTTTTATCCACAAAACCGTTCAGGAGAAAATGGTGGTTTTCCGGAATGGCGATCGCCAGGGGATTTCGAAACTCTTTCATGTGGATGGAACCGACTACATCGTTGTTGTCACCGCCATCGACAAGGAGGGATTGGAAAAACTCACTTACCTCAAAGGTATCATAGCCATCAGCTTGTTTGTCGGCATCCTCCTCTTTACGCTGCTTAGCATTCCCATATCCGAGAAGATCATACAACCGCTATCCTATAAGATCAGGCTGGCCAATATGATCAGTGAAAATAACCTGCATCAGAGGCTCACCGGAATTTCATCCAACGATGAGATCGGAGAGCTTGCCGTTGCTTTCAACGGCCTGCTGGATCGGATTGAAAGTGCATTTGAAGCCAAGAAGTCCTTCATATCAAACGCCTCCCATGAGATTCGGAATCCGCTCACTGCGATTATCAATGAAACGGATATCGCCCTTGAAAAGGAAAGGACTGTGGAGGACTACCGTGAGGCATTGCATTCCATCTCCCAGGAAGCAGAACGCCTGAACCTGTTAGCCGATAATCTGCTGGAGCTCTCAAAAGTGAACTACTCGCTGACTCCGCTTCGCTTTGAATTTCTTCCCCTCAGGTCATTACTTCATGAGGTCGTCGCCAAGATCGGGTTTACCAGACCAGAAAGCCAGATTACACTTTCTGACAGCACACCTGAGTTGGAAGCAGGAATCTGGGGGAACCGCAACCTGATGTTCACCGCCTTGCTGAACATCATTGACAATGCCTGTAAGTTTTCTTCCAATGCACCGGTCGGTATCGACTTGTTCATGGAAGATAACCAAATCGGGATCACCGTGACCGACCAGGGCATAGGGATCCCGGAAGAGGAGATCGCACTTATCACCGAACCATTCTTCCGATCATCAAATGCCCGCACCACCAGTGGATCAGGCATTGGCATAACCCTGGCTGCCAAGATCATTCAGATACACAGGGGAATGCTCAGAATTGATTCCGTGGTCAGTTCCGGTACCAGCGTAACCATTACGCTTCCCACCGAAGAACACCTGAAGGCATAGTTGCTTTTGCAGATCGTGATAACCCTGTTTCCATAACCTGATATCACACTAATCCCATTCTAATATCCGCCTTAAACACCTCTAAGACGGTCTGCTTAGCATTGCCATAAATTAAAAAGACAATGCAAACAGCAAAAGGAATGGGAAGGCCCACGCAACAGGACATCTTCTCAGGTGTAGTGGTATTTCTTGTGGCACTTCCATTGTGCCTGGGGATTGCACTGGCCAGTGGTGCCCCTTTATTTGCCGGATTGATAGCCGGCATTATCGGAGGAATTGTGGTGGGTGCAATAAGCAATTCTCAATTGGGTGTGAGCGGTCCCGCTGCAGGACTTGCCGTGATTGTGCTCACGGCCATAGAATCGCTTGGTGGTTATCAAACTTTTCTGGCGGCCGTGGTGGTGGCCGGACTGATACAACTGGTACTGGGGCTACTCAAGGCCGGGATCATCGGGCATTTCTTTCCGACCTCCGTCATCAAAGGTATGCTCTCCGGCATCGGAGTGATCATTGTTTTGAAAGAAATCCCTCATGCTGTCGGATACGACAAAGATTATATGGGTGATCTGTCTTTCGACCAACCGGACAGTGAGAATACTTTCTCGGAATTTTTGGTCATGCTCGACTATATCACCCCCGGCGCCGTGGCGGTAAGTATTGGGGCGCTGTTGCTCATCATACTTTGGGACCAGGTTCTTGTAAAACGATTCAGTGTACTGAAGATCGCACCCGGTGCGCTGGTGGCAGTAATTGGTGGCATTATATTCACCAATGCCGTGAATCCGGACAGCCTGTTTGCCATTACAAAAGAACATTTGGTGAGTGTACCGGTAACAGACGATCCGAAAGCATTCTTCAGCTTCTTTACACTTCCAAAAATTGCGGATTTCGCTAAGATGGAGGTATGGACCACCGGTATTCTTATGGCGGTGATCGCCAGCCTGGAGACCTTGCTCTCGGTGGAAGCGATTGATAAGCTTGATCCGAAGAAAAGGGTCACCGGCAAAAACCTGGAACTGCTGGCCCAGGGCACAGGCAATATCGTTTCAGGGCTGATCGGCGGACTTCCCATCACACAGGTTATTGTCCGCAGCTCCGCCAACGTTCAATCCGGTGGGGACAGTAAACGCTCCACAATTATCCACGGCTTCCTGCTTCTCATCTGTATCATTCTCATCCCTGTTTTGCTGAATATGATTCCGTTGGCTGTCCTTGCAAGTGTGCTGTTCATCGTTGGTTACAAACTGGCCAAACCATCGCTTTTCAAACAGATGTATAAAGCCGGATGGGAGCAATTCGTACCGTTTATCGTAACGATTGCCGGGGTGGTATTCACAGACTTGCTGAAGGGGATACTGATGGGTTTGGCCGTAGCGATATTCATCATCCTGCGGAACAGCTATCGCAACTCTCATTTTCTTCACATGGAAGAAGCGGGCAATGGAGAGAAAAAAATAAAGATGACGCTGGCCGAAGAAGTAACCTTTCTTAACAAGGGTGCGGTAAGGCATGCGCTGGATAGTTTACCATCCGGATCCAGTCTTTCCATAGACATGAGCAAGTCATTTCGCATTGATCCCGACGTGATGGAGATCATAAATGATTTCCGTGAAACGTCCGCAGAACGTGACATTAGTGTAGAGCTCATCTCATCCGCGAAGCCATGATCAACAGAAGAACGAAGATCCTGATCCCTGGTGATTTCGAACGTACATTCTTCACGCCCGCTCAAACATATTATATCAGATCAATTGCCGGGGCATGTCATGCACATATCCGGTTAATACATCTGAGTTCTACCCATGACTACTTCCAGGGAGATAATCCCTACGCTTTTCTCAGGTCATATCAGTCCACCCACAGTGCCGTAGAGCGCAACACACAGCGGCTTTCGGCGCAGCTTAAGAAACAGGGATTGGAAGTGGATTATGTTATCACCGGATACGGGAATCAGATGAAAGAACTGCTTGATCAGATCATTCTGTTTTCCCCTGACTTTGTGATACTGCGAAAGAAGCGTGGGTTAGCACCGGATCATCACAAACTGCTCTCAAAGATACCGGTACTCTGTATTCCCGAATCACCACCCCAATGTCTGCCATCACGTCTTGCCCTGCTTGAAACCGACACCGAACCGGCAGACATGAAGAAGTTGGATTTTTTTTTCCGGCTCACCCGCAACCTGACAGGCAGTCTGGTCATCCTGGATCGCAAGCATAAACCGGGCATGCAAATCAATGGTGACCGGGTCATGCACGCAAATAACATCAACCGACAATACGGTATCAACATAGAAACTGTGACGCGGTTCAATCATACGGGGCCACGAAAAAATAATGCGAACCACCAAATGGATGAGGCGGACCTTCCGTTTGTCTTATGGAAGAATAAAAGTACAGTTACCAGATTATTGGGAGATCAAGGCCTCAGGAAGCTTTTGAGAACCACCGAGAAACCTTTCTTCATTTACTCTCCGGAGACCCGTTCAGGAAAATAACCCCTCCAAAGCATTTACCGGTACTGCATGCTGTAATCTTATACCCTGAATCTTAAAAAGCCGAAGCTCATGGAAAGGGTTGGATTGTTCGGGGAGAAATACGTAAGCACATCTCTTGTAGCGATGCCCATTTCCCAGCCGCCGTTCTCTCCCATCAAGATGCCTATACCTGCCGGCAGATTGAAACCATAATTACCTCCGACGATCAATCCGGAAGAAAGCCTGAGCCATGGTAGCGCCCGAAAATCCAGTCCGGCTGCAACCAGCGGATTTTCAATATTACCGGGTTCGGTATTCGCGGGCATGACGGCATCAATACCCACTTCCAGTTTTTCACTGAACATGATGCTGGCACCTGCGCGGATTACCGTGGGTAACTTTTCTTTTCGTTCCACCACACCATCCCAGTTAAATGTGCCGCTATCGCTCAGAATTTTCGGGGCCTCTGCAAAGATGTTATAGCTTTCAAAACCACCGGAATTGGTGTTAATGACAAGCGTGTCATTCATCTGGTAAACGTTGCCATCCCAGGTCATGCTGCCCATATCGGTCATCGCTGCAGATATCTTCACATTATCATTAAGGGTGAGTGTCAAACCCAGGTCGATACCCATCCCGGAACCCACCGTATTGGGGAGTCCACCGGATTGTTCAACTGCCGAAGGATTCGCATCGCCCGCACTTCCGTAGTCGATATCAAGGAAGGGGGTAACCGCTGAGAAGGCGCTGAGTTGGTTGTTTTCCGAGCCAATGTCGATAATGGCAACTCCTGCCAGGTATTTAAAACCGATCCCACCGAAAAGGGCCAGTTTATCCCCTTCACCTTCATCCTTGGCGACACCGAATAACTTCACTCCGTAAGCGAAATTGAATTCCCTGACCCATGACATGGTCACCCTGGAGCCATTCATCAATGAAGAGATGAGTTTGGGACTTGCGGAGATCCCTGAAGTTACCGAATCGGGATTAAAATTAGGGTCATTGGCCATAAGGGTGTCACCGTTGGTCATCACCTTCCAGTCAAAGTACGGGGCATTATAACCTAAGAACAGAATGTCAGAAGTGGTTTCATTGAAAATCGAATACCACTGGATACGTTCCTTGATGCCAAAGGCAAATCCTCCGATCTTTTTTGTATTCACGCCAATTCCGAAAAGGGTCAGATCGGCATTTACGCTTACGCCGGCCTGTGCAAACGATCGGGCAGCATCCACCTGATCCTGATAGGTGAATTCATCCGAATCAATATTTCGGATGCTATTTCTGAGATCCGGTTTGGTGAGAGCTTCACTGTGGATGGAATGCGCCCATTCAAAAAAACCGAAGGACACATGCTTATCAGGATATTTTGAAGGAAGTCCCAGGTTAGCAGGATTGATTCCGATGGTCTGATAATCTGTAACGAAAGAAGTGGAAACACCCGCACGGCCGCTGGCCGAGAATACACTGCGTTCCTGTTGGGCCATGATTGCAGTTGTGCATCCCATAGCCAGTAATAGGATTCCGTATTTTTTCATAGATCGTTTGGGATGAATACTGATCGAAGATAAGAAATTCGTGAAGACCCGGGGATGGTAAAAACAAAAATCCCCCCGCCGATGATGGCAGGGGGATAACAGGTGTTTTAATCAGGGGTATGATTAAAGTGTACCGCGATTTGCCTGCTCACGTTCGATGGCTTCAAAGAGCGCTTTGAAATTGCCTTTGCCAAAAGACTTCGCTCCCTTACGCTGGATGATCTCATAAAACAGGGTTGGTCTGTCTTCCACAGGTTTGGTGAAAATCTGCAGGAGATAGCCTTCATCATCACGATCTATAAGAATGCCCAATTCCTTCAGAGGCTGAAGATCTTCGTCGATCTCCCCTACGCGATCCAACACTTCGTCATAGTAAGTATCAGGAACATGAAGGAATTCCACGCCTCGTTTTTGCAATTCCGTTACCGTAGCGATGATGTTATCCGTAGCAATGGCAACATGCTGTACGCCGGGTCCGCCGTAGAATTCCAGATATTCCTCGATCTGTGATTTCTTTTTGCCTTCGGCCGGTTCGTTGATCGGGAATTTGATGCGACCGTTGCCATTGCTCATCACCTTACTCATGAGTGCGGTGTAGTCGGTTGAGATATCCTTATCATCAAATGAAACAAGTTGGGTAAAGCCCATCACGTCCGCATAGAACTTGGCCCATTTGTTCATTCCATCCAGCTCTACATTACCCACCATGTGGTCGATGAATTTCAAACCGATAGGTGTGGGGTTATAGTCGGATTTCCATTCACGGAAACCCGGAAGGAAGATGCCGTTGTAGTTTTTACGCTCAACGAAGATGTGAACCGTTTCACCGTATGTGTAAATACCTGCACGCACCACTTCTCCATTGTCGTCTTTCTCAACCACCGGTTCCATGAAGGATTTTGCACCTCTTTTTGTAGTTTCTTCATATGCACTGCGGGCGTCATCCACCCAAAGAGCGACTACTTTTACGCCGTCACCATGTTGCCTGATATGCTCGGCAATGGGACCTTCCGGGGTCAGTGGAGTAGTAAGCACGAGGCGAATCTTATCCTGTTTTAACACATAGGATGTCTTTTCGCGATCGCCGGTTTCCAGGCCTGAATATGCGCAAGACTGAAAGCCGAATGCGGTCTTATAGTAATGCGCCGCCTGCTTGGCGTTGCCTACATAGAATTCCACATAATCCGTTCCATTGATGGGAAGGAAATCCTGAGCATCATCGAAAATCTTCTCTGTTCCGTACTCCACATTTTTCAAGTTTGTTGCCATAACGATACGTATTTAATGAATGTATAGTTCTTTGCTTTGGGAAAAGGGAAATTGGTTTATTCCATCCAGGATTTATAGTAGTCTGCATCCTGAATGCGCAATGCATCTTCCGTTATCTTCAGGGGTTTGAACGGATCGATCATCACGGCTAGTTCTTCGGTTTCTTTCTGACCTATGCTGCGTTCCATGGCACCGGGATGCGGACCATGCGGAATGCCGCCCGGGTGAAGGGTAATATGGCCGGGGCCCACATCGTTTCGGCTCATGAAGTCACCATCCACATAATACAGCACCTCGTCCGAATCAATGTTGGAGTGGTTATAAGGCGCTGGAATTGCCTGCGGATGGTAGTCATACAGGCGCGGGCAGAAAGAGCACACCACAAAATTGTGCGCCTCGAAAGTTTGATGGATGGGTGGCGGCATATGAATCCGGCCGGTGATGGGTTCGAAATTGTGGATAGAGAATCCATAGGGAAAATTATATCCGTCCCATCCGACAACATCAAAGGGATGTGTTGCATAGATGTATTCATGCAACATATTTTCCTTTTTGATTTTGATCATGAAGTCTCCCTTCTCATCATGGGTTTCCAACTCCGAGGGCAGTTTCAGGTCACGTTCACAGAACGGAGAATGTTCCAGCAGCTGTCCGAAATGGTTGCGGTACCGTTTGGGCGTGTACATCGGACTGAATGATTCAACAATCAGCAAGCGGTTGTCTTCGGTGTCAAAATCGATCTGGTAGATCATTCCACGTGGAACAAGGAGGTAATCGCCGTACTCAAAGGGAATGTTCCCGAGCAGTGTGCGCAGGGTACCAGACCCTTTATGAATGAATAACAGTTCATCCGCATCCGCATTCTTGTAAAAATAATCCCTGAGTGATTTTCTGGGAGCAGCAAGTGCAATGGCGAGATCGTTGTTCACCATCAACACCTTTCTGCTGTCCAGGAAGTCATCCTCGGCTGGAACCTCGAAGCCACGCAAACGAAGCGCCTTCATATTTTTTTCAATCGCAATTTTAGGTGCTACCGACTTTGACTCGCCCACGGCTTTGACCATGGTAGGGCGATAAACGTGGTAGAGCAGGGAAGACATCCCTACAAACCCTTCAGTACCGAAAAGTTGTTCATAATAGTAACCGCCTTTTCCATTCTCAAATGTGGTGTGACGTTTCTGTGGTATGTTTCCAAGGTGATGGTAGATAGGCATAACCGCAATTTTGTTTCGTGGATATCTACAAAAATACGTCGATACCATACAATAAATCAATATTTTATATGAAATACATAGATCATTTTACATTGCCACTCCAGGTCTTTACTTTATTCTATATAATTAATTAATCTTGGAATATAATTTCGCCTACACCTTCTTCAAATTACCTTACTTTTGAGCATGACCTGGATTTATCTCAAAGCCATTCATATCATTTTCGTAGTGACCTGGTTCTCGGGTCTCTTCTATATTGTCAGATTGTTCGTCTATCACGCCGAGGCTTCCGATCAGGACGAACCGAAGCGTTCCATTTTACAGCAACAATACAAGATCATGGAACGTCGGTTGTGGTATGGTATCACCTGGCCTTCCATGATTATTACCCTCATTACCGGATCATGGTTGGCTTTAGAGCTTTACCGTGTTTCCGTTCCTTCATGGTTGTGGTTGAAGCTGGCACTGGTTCTTGGATTGGTATTATATCACCTGCGTTGCCATGCGCTGTTCAAGTCTTACCAGAATGATAAAACAGGTTGGAGCAGCATCCGGCTGCGCATGTGGAATGAAGTGGCGACCTTGTTCCTTGTTGCCATTGTCTTCATTGTAGTATTAAAGAACATTCTAAGTTTCTGGTGGGGATTGCTGGGAATGGTATTGTTCGGCCTGCTGTTGTGGCTGGCCATTCGAATCTACAAGAAAAGCAGGGTTAATAAGCCCTGACGTTCTTGCCTTCCACGAAGTTGATAAAGGCCCGGTTGACCACCGCGTTGCCACCCGGTGTCGGGTAATCGCCTGAGAAGTACCAATCACCCATATGATTTGGAATGGCTTTGTGTAATCCTTCAAGGCCGAGAAAAATAATTTCCAGATTTGCCTTCATTCCTTCAGGTGTCAGTAGTGTAGCGATCTTGGCGGAAATTTGTTTGGCGGTGAAGGGTGCGTAAATCTCCTTGACCACATTTTGCAAATGCTCTGCAGGAAACCCCTCCTGTCCTTTTGCTTTCTCGTACAGCTGTTCAATCAGGTTTTCCTGATGCGTCTCATGTAAAAGTGCAATGGCTGCGCGGAACGCAATGAAGTCACCCAACTTGGCCATATCAATTCCATAGCAATCGGGATAGCGAATCTGCGGGGCGGAAGAGGCAATAATGATCTTCTTTGGTCCCAGGCGATCCAGTATTTTGATGATACTTTGTTTCAGGGTTGTTCCCCTGACGATGGAATCATCAATGACCACCAGGTTATCGGAGCCTTTTTTGACAACGCCGTAGGTGGTATCATAGACGTGAGCAACAAGGTCGTCACGCTGGTTATCAGCAGCGATGAACGTTCGCAACTTGATGTCTTTGATGGCTATTTTCTCCGCCCTGGGCTTAACGGAAAGTATCTTCAGAATTTCCTCTTCCGTTAGTTTTTTATCTGCGTTGGCCAAAGCGGACGCCTTGACCTTATTAAGGTGTTCGTTGAACCCTTCGATCATTCCGTGATAGGCCACCTCAGCGGTATTCGGGATAAAGGAGAAGACCGTATTCTCGAGGTCGTAATCCACTGCTTCCAGGATATCGGGACATAGGGCAGCGCCGAGTGATTTCCGCTCATGGTATATGTCCTTATCATTTCCTCTTGAGAAATAGATTCTTTCAAAAGAGCAGGATTTTCGTTCAAGGGGCTGAGAGATTTGTTCTTCGCTGAACGTCCCGTCCTTTTTAATGATGAGTGCATGACCTGGTTTTATCTCCTTGATATTCTCAGGCTGTACATCAAAGGCAAGTTGTATCGGTGGTCTTTCAGAAGTCACCACCACCATTTCATCGTCTTTATAGTACCATGCCGGTCTGATGCCCCGCGGATCGCGTATGACGAATGAATCTCCATGTCCGAGCAATCCGGCGATGACATAACCCCCATCCCACTTTTTGCTGGACTCATGAAGGATATCTTTCAGGTTGATCTCCCTCGCAATTTTCGGGGATATGTCCGCATTGCTTAAACCCTGGTCTTTAAATTTCCTGAACAACCTCTCATTTTCCACATCCAGAAAATGACCGATCTTTTCAAGCACGGTAACGGTATCCGATCGCTCCTTCGGGTGTTGTCCGAGTTCAACCAGGTGGTCAAACAGTTCGTCTACATTGGTCAGATTAAAGTTTCCCGCGATCACCAGATTCCTGGTCATCCAGTTATTCTGACGAAGGAACGGGTGACAATATTCGATGGAGTTCCTTCCAAAAGTGCCGTATCTCAAATGGCCCAAGAGCAATTCGCCCATGAAAGCCACATTGTGTTTGAGCCAGTCAGTGTGCGCCATCAACCTTGGATCTTTTCTCTTGACCACATCAAATTTCTGATTGATCTTGGAGAAGATATCCTGAATGGGTTGATTGCTGTTGGAGCGATACCGGCTGATATACCTCTTACCCGGAGGCATATCCAGTTTGATTGTGGCTACCCCGGCTCCATCCTGACCCCTGTTATGCTGTTTTTGCATAAGCAGGTATAGCTTATTCAAGCCATACAGCGGCGTACCGTATTTTTTCTCGTAGTAATCCAGGGGTTTCAGGAGCCTGATCAAGGCTATCCCGCATTCGTGTTTGATCTGGTCGCTCATCCGCTATCCCCGGAGCCGGACAGGTTATGCAATTTTACACAACTATTATCCCGCTTTTTTAGGGAATTGCAAAGTTACGATAATTTCACCTGTTGCGAAGAAATATCGACAGTCAATGTGATAGGTGGAATAAAGTCGTCCTGCCGGGGGTTAAACAACTTATGAGGTTTCCAGCAGTTTGAATCCCCTCCCGTGCACATTCAGGATTTCCACAGTGGGATCACCTTTCAGATGCTTTCGGAGTTTGGCGATATAAACATCCATACTGCGGGAATTGAAATAATTATCATCTTTCCAGATGCGCTGCAATGCATAGTTTCTTTCAAGCACCTGGTTCTTATTCACGCACAACATCCGCAACAGGTCGGATTCCTTCGAGGTTAGTTTGATCTGCTTGCCATCCAGCGAAAGCAACTGCTGATCATAATTAAAATGAAACTTCCCCAGGTCAAATTCCTGTTGTCCCTGATCTTCGGTGACGGTACCTGTTCGTTTGAGTACCGCTTGTATTCTGAGAAGCAGTTCCTCCATACTGAATGGCTTCGTGATATAATCATCACCCCCTAACCGAAAGCCTTCAAGGGTATCTTCCTTCATCGACTTGGCTGTTAAAAAGATGATCGGGGTTTGGGTGTCGATCTCCCTGATCTCCTTGGCCATGGTGAAACCATCTTTTACGGGCATCATCACATCCAGAATGAGCAGGTCAAAATCTTCCTTGACGAATTGTTCGTAGCCTTCCTTTCCATTACGGCAAAGGCTTGCTTTAAATCCTTTGGTGTTAAGGTATTCCTGTAGAATATTCCCGAGATTCGGGTCGTCCTCAACCAATAAAAGTTTATGCCTGACAGGTTCCATATGCTTGATCAACTAAAAGGTAAAAAGATTTCGAATGAACTTCCTTTTCCGATCTGACTATCCACAGAAACGTTTCCTCCATGCATTTCTACGATGGTTTTAACGTAGCTGAGGCCAAGGCCAAAGCCTTTGACATTATGGATATTTCCGGTCGGAACACGGTATAATTTATCAAATACTTTCTTTTGTGCTTCTTTGCTGATGCCTATTCCATTATCCTTTACCGTAATGACCAACCCTTCCGAAGTGTTGCGTGTGAGGATGTGAATCTCAGGCTCATTCTCGGTATATTTAATGGCATTATCCAGCAAATTATAGATCACATTGATCACGTGCACCCGATCCACCGACAGCATGTCCCTTCCGGCATCCAGATGGGATACGATTTTTCCCTGTTTGCGTTCCAGCATCACAGTGGTATTCCGGATCGCTTCTTCAATAAGTGAATGAATACTGGTATCGGATCGTTTTAATTTCAGTTCCCCTTTATCCAAAATGGCCGTCCGCAAAATATTCTCGGCCAGTACCCCAAGTCGTTTGTTTTCATCATGAATAATGTTCACGTAATGGGCACGGGTCCTTTCACCCGGGTTCATCTGGGGATCAGAGAGTGCTTCGCATGCCAGCGAAATCGTGCTGATCGGCGTTTTGAACTCATGCGTCATATTGTTGATGAAGTCATTTTTGATATCAGACAATTTCTTTTGACGAAAGATGGTGGAGATGGTGTAGTAAAACGAGAAGATCAGCACCAGGATCAGGACCACTGACGTCAGCATGATCATGCGCATATTCTTAAGGAGATAGTAGCTGCGTTGGGGAAAGTGCAAAATCAGAAACTCGGGTTTACGGAAGAAATCGTTCCGGTTCAGGTTTACTTTAAACCGGGATTTAAGCAATTTCTCCTGGCTTGCACCATCGTTTACAACCACAAAAGACTTGGAAGGCCTGTCATATACGCCAAGATCAAACGGTGCATCAATTCCTTTATTCTTTAATTCGGCGGTAACAACGGAATCCAATGTTAAGCCATCCGGAATGAGCGGTTCGTCAGTGGGTGAAACCGCCTGATAGAACTCATCAAAAAGATCACTCATCAGACCCTCTTCGCTGAATACTCCTTCCTGAAAGAGCTCCATATTCTGGAACCATTCCCTCCCGATGACAGCAAGGTCATTGATATTATTCAAACGTTTGCCGGAGAACTGCATATCGGTCCCGAACTCCCGGACCATGGTATCCACACCATCCCCAGACCATTCAATCCGGATATCGGAGGGCGTATGAATAACGAATGAGTCCGGGTGCTCCTCCATTCGTTTTGAAATCATATCTGCGGAATTTTCCAGGGCCTGCCGGATCGAGTCGAGTTTCAGATGCCATACGCGTCTGTCTGAATGTGCCAGCTTGGCTTCGAGTCTTTTCGCCATACGTGCTTTATCCAGATTGTTCACAACCTGGTTCATGGCCTCGGTCACGCTTTGTTCAAACCGGTGATTCTTTACGACAATGGCGCTGTGGATCCAATACATCTGAATACCCACCAAACCAATGAGGGCCATTGTGATCAAGGCAATAATGAGCCGTATGACGTTCTTATTCATTCCTTGCAAAAATAGCCTTGCCTATTCGCAATTCCCTGTCGCTTAACACTTTTTAACACCGGTTAACGCCTCATTAACAGCATCGGGCGCCATACCACATTATCTTTGTTTCAATTCTTTCGAGCAGTAGCGTAGTGCTTGATTCATTGATGCGTAGAAAAGACCCCGCCCCCAAGCGGGGTTTTTTTATGGTTCGGTCATCACTTCCTTCACCGCCTCCTCCAACGCTTCAAAGGTCAGTGCACTTTCCATAAACTTCTTTCGCCCGGATTCCGGGTGTATGATCAACGTTGCGGGTATTGCCCCCGACCATCCCTCATCTACCTTAGGTATCCACCCGTTGGCATCCGGATCATTGAGATGAATAACGGTTGC includes:
- a CDS encoding HAMP domain-containing histidine kinase, whose amino-acid sequence is MKIRHKLSLFFSLAGASILLLFGIAVYLFSSNHREEAFDNRISQRVNITEKMFLERDAFTKEEFETIKEQFLHTLPEEHEDVIALSENPEKHDRYSQAFIHKTVQEKMVVFRNGDRQGISKLFHVDGTDYIVVVTAIDKEGLEKLTYLKGIIAISLFVGILLFTLLSIPISEKIIQPLSYKIRLANMISENNLHQRLTGISSNDEIGELAVAFNGLLDRIESAFEAKKSFISNASHEIRNPLTAIINETDIALEKERTVEDYREALHSISQEAERLNLLADNLLELSKVNYSLTPLRFEFLPLRSLLHEVVAKIGFTRPESQITLSDSTPELEAGIWGNRNLMFTALLNIIDNACKFSSNAPVGIDLFMEDNQIGITVTDQGIGIPEEEIALITEPFFRSSNARTTSGSGIGITLAAKIIQIHRGMLRIDSVVSSGTSVTITLPTEEHLKA
- a CDS encoding SulP family inorganic anion transporter; the encoded protein is MGRPTQQDIFSGVVVFLVALPLCLGIALASGAPLFAGLIAGIIGGIVVGAISNSQLGVSGPAAGLAVIVLTAIESLGGYQTFLAAVVVAGLIQLVLGLLKAGIIGHFFPTSVIKGMLSGIGVIIVLKEIPHAVGYDKDYMGDLSFDQPDSENTFSEFLVMLDYITPGAVAVSIGALLLIILWDQVLVKRFSVLKIAPGALVAVIGGIIFTNAVNPDSLFAITKEHLVSVPVTDDPKAFFSFFTLPKIADFAKMEVWTTGILMAVIASLETLLSVEAIDKLDPKKRVTGKNLELLAQGTGNIVSGLIGGLPITQVIVRSSANVQSGGDSKRSTIIHGFLLLICIILIPVLLNMIPLAVLASVLFIVGYKLAKPSLFKQMYKAGWEQFVPFIVTIAGVVFTDLLKGILMGLAVAIFIILRNSYRNSHFLHMEEAGNGEKKIKMTLAEEVTFLNKGAVRHALDSLPSGSSLSIDMSKSFRIDPDVMEIINDFRETSAERDISVELISSAKP
- the hppD gene encoding 4-hydroxyphenylpyruvate dioxygenase; protein product: MATNLKNVEYGTEKIFDDAQDFLPINGTDYVEFYVGNAKQAAHYYKTAFGFQSCAYSGLETGDREKTSYVLKQDKIRLVLTTPLTPEGPIAEHIRQHGDGVKVVALWVDDARSAYEETTKRGAKSFMEPVVEKDDNGEVVRAGIYTYGETVHIFVERKNYNGIFLPGFREWKSDYNPTPIGLKFIDHMVGNVELDGMNKWAKFYADVMGFTQLVSFDDKDISTDYTALMSKVMSNGNGRIKFPINEPAEGKKKSQIEEYLEFYGGPGVQHVAIATDNIIATVTELQKRGVEFLHVPDTYYDEVLDRVGEIDEDLQPLKELGILIDRDDEGYLLQIFTKPVEDRPTLFYEIIQRKGAKSFGKGNFKALFEAIEREQANRGTL
- a CDS encoding homogentisate 1,2-dioxygenase, yielding MPIYHHLGNIPQKRHTTFENGKGGYYYEQLFGTEGFVGMSSLLYHVYRPTMVKAVGESKSVAPKIAIEKNMKALRLRGFEVPAEDDFLDSRKVLMVNNDLAIALAAPRKSLRDYFYKNADADELLFIHKGSGTLRTLLGNIPFEYGDYLLVPRGMIYQIDFDTEDNRLLIVESFSPMYTPKRYRNHFGQLLEHSPFCERDLKLPSELETHDEKGDFMIKIKKENMLHEYIYATHPFDVVGWDGYNFPYGFSIHNFEPITGRIHMPPPIHQTFEAHNFVVCSFCPRLYDYHPQAIPAPYNHSNIDSDEVLYYVDGDFMSRNDVGPGHITLHPGGIPHGPHPGAMERSIGQKETEELAVMIDPFKPLKITEDALRIQDADYYKSWME
- a CDS encoding CopD family protein; amino-acid sequence: MTWIYLKAIHIIFVVTWFSGLFYIVRLFVYHAEASDQDEPKRSILQQQYKIMERRLWYGITWPSMIITLITGSWLALELYRVSVPSWLWLKLALVLGLVLYHLRCHALFKSYQNDKTGWSSIRLRMWNEVATLFLVAIVFIVVLKNILSFWWGLLGMVLFGLLLWLAIRIYKKSRVNKP
- a CDS encoding amidophosphoribosyltransferase; this encodes MSDQIKHECGIALIRLLKPLDYYEKKYGTPLYGLNKLYLLMQKQHNRGQDGAGVATIKLDMPPGKRYISRYRSNSNQPIQDIFSKINQKFDVVKRKDPRLMAHTDWLKHNVAFMGELLLGHLRYGTFGRNSIEYCHPFLRQNNWMTRNLVIAGNFNLTNVDELFDHLVELGQHPKERSDTVTVLEKIGHFLDVENERLFRKFKDQGLSNADISPKIAREINLKDILHESSKKWDGGYVIAGLLGHGDSFVIRDPRGIRPAWYYKDDEMVVVTSERPPIQLAFDVQPENIKEIKPGHALIIKKDGTFSEEQISQPLERKSCSFERIYFSRGNDKDIYHERKSLGAALCPDILEAVDYDLENTVFSFIPNTAEVAYHGMIEGFNEHLNKVKASALANADKKLTEEEILKILSVKPRAEKIAIKDIKLRTFIAADNQRDDLVAHVYDTTYGVVKKGSDNLVVIDDSIVRGTTLKQSIIKILDRLGPKKIIIASSAPQIRYPDCYGIDMAKLGDFIAFRAAIALLHETHQENLIEQLYEKAKGQEGFPAEHLQNVVKEIYAPFTAKQISAKIATLLTPEGMKANLEIIFLGLEGLHKAIPNHMGDWYFSGDYPTPGGNAVVNRAFINFVEGKNVRAY